A part of Acidobacteriota bacterium genomic DNA contains:
- a CDS encoding TonB-dependent receptor, whose protein sequence is MNREKRTSRSRLAVWLCFAFALTCLSLSRADAQVLYGSMVGNVVDNNGAAVPSATVKITNKATNQSRDAVTNAEGAYNFSTVQTGVYDITVSKTGFKTYTRSNIQVTLNNVTRSDISLEVGAVSETVSVTADAVQLQTDRAEVRAELTSQTLQNVPIPPGRNYQQLLRALPGITPPNNAHSIPTNPSRALQYNVNGTNSSSNNVRIDGASQYNLFLPHVTAYVPSLEAIETVNVVTNNFDAEQGLAGGAAINVQIKSGTNHLHGSAFEYHDDNHTKARPWNLTPINGVAQDKPKRVYNQFGGTLGGPIIKDRLFYFASYEGTNDRQLGARLLTLPTAEMRNGDLSGGGLGIYDPATGNAIGQNRTAFTGGIIPSNRIDPISKLILKDLPLPNRAGYTNNFYATAPYSFDRKTVDAKVNYNINEKFTTYGRFSFLSYKQLNPGALGPLDGVGTAPQGGNTGVGSGETYGMTVAGVYTVNSNFIIDANVGYTKQGTSSEQGFLDQKIGLDVLKIPGTNGARDFENGWPRFAISGFANLGVQDAFMPYTRNDPQWVYVTNFNWTKSNHNIRFGMDIARQTLNHLQAEWNGGGNAEPGSGGFQFGTGPTQLCTAANSAGTACSSFQQGNMFNAFATFLLGYYTVSGRTYLVQPPIIFKSRAYSFYVRDGWQVNQKLTLTYGTRYEYYPMPQREDRGIERYDVATNTMLVCGVGSVPKDCGVKLSKKLFSPRLGIAYRISDSFVLRMGYGLTYDPISLARTFRTNYPMLLAFNVVAPNSAAPAGLLKDGIPATPLVPITDGKVAVPSNVNVLTLGDEFKRPYIQSWNLVLEKNLGWGFVANAGYIATRTVGQSGQINLNAGLVGGGTASQPLNKKFGRVASTNLQNGLANSHYDSMQANLKRRFSNGLQLQASYTWSKAIGLAGLGGDNDGTLSISEPNYRYLNRGLLGINIPHNFQFSGGWELPFGKGKRWLSDNAVASALAGGWQLSWLYGAFSGYPFSVTASGTSLNAPGSTQRADQVKADVKKLGGIGTGNPFYDPTAFAPVTTARFGTVGFNTLTSPGTSNLDLGLFREFRITEGIKLQFRAEAFNATNTPHFNAPGNNASSPSRDAAGNILTDPVTGLPRLNGFMEVTSTRSYGREGIDERVFRFGLRLSF, encoded by the coding sequence ATGAACAGAGAAAAGAGAACATCGCGGTCAAGACTGGCTGTCTGGCTCTGTTTTGCTTTTGCCTTGACCTGCTTGTCGTTGAGTCGAGCGGATGCTCAAGTGCTCTACGGTTCGATGGTCGGAAATGTTGTGGACAACAACGGAGCCGCTGTTCCCAGCGCGACTGTCAAAATCACCAACAAGGCGACCAACCAATCGCGCGACGCCGTAACCAATGCGGAAGGCGCGTATAACTTTTCCACCGTTCAAACCGGGGTTTATGACATTACGGTCAGCAAAACCGGTTTCAAAACCTACACGCGCAGCAATATCCAAGTGACATTGAACAACGTCACTCGTTCGGACATTTCCCTGGAAGTCGGCGCAGTTTCAGAAACAGTTTCGGTGACAGCGGATGCGGTCCAGTTGCAAACTGACCGCGCTGAAGTTCGCGCGGAATTGACCAGTCAAACGCTGCAAAACGTGCCGATCCCGCCGGGACGAAATTATCAACAATTGCTGCGCGCATTGCCGGGCATCACGCCTCCGAACAACGCACACTCGATTCCAACCAATCCGTCGCGCGCTTTGCAGTACAACGTCAACGGCACAAATTCCAGTTCGAACAACGTGCGCATTGACGGCGCCAGCCAGTACAACCTGTTTCTGCCGCACGTCACCGCCTATGTTCCTTCGCTGGAAGCGATTGAGACCGTCAACGTCGTGACCAACAACTTCGACGCGGAGCAAGGTCTGGCGGGCGGCGCGGCCATCAACGTCCAAATCAAAAGCGGCACCAATCACCTGCACGGGTCGGCCTTTGAATACCACGACGACAACCACACCAAAGCGCGTCCCTGGAATCTGACGCCGATCAACGGCGTGGCTCAGGACAAACCCAAACGCGTTTACAACCAGTTCGGCGGAACCTTGGGCGGCCCGATCATCAAAGACAGACTGTTTTATTTCGCCAGTTACGAAGGCACGAATGACCGCCAACTGGGCGCTCGATTGTTGACGCTGCCGACGGCGGAAATGCGCAACGGCGATCTTTCCGGCGGCGGGCTTGGCATTTATGACCCGGCGACCGGCAATGCGATTGGCCAAAACCGCACCGCGTTCACGGGCGGCATCATTCCCTCCAATCGGATTGACCCGATTTCCAAACTGATTCTGAAAGATTTGCCGCTGCCGAACCGGGCCGGATACACCAACAACTTCTATGCAACGGCGCCCTACTCTTTTGACCGGAAAACGGTTGACGCCAAGGTCAATTACAACATCAACGAAAAGTTCACCACATACGGCCGGTTTAGTTTTCTGAGTTATAAGCAATTGAACCCAGGCGCACTGGGGCCGCTGGATGGCGTGGGCACCGCGCCGCAGGGCGGCAACACGGGTGTGGGTTCGGGCGAAACCTACGGCATGACGGTCGCCGGAGTGTACACCGTGAACTCGAATTTCATCATTGACGCCAACGTCGGGTACACCAAACAGGGAACCAGTTCCGAACAAGGCTTTCTGGATCAAAAGATCGGTTTGGATGTGTTGAAGATTCCGGGCACGAACGGCGCGCGGGATTTTGAAAACGGCTGGCCGCGGTTTGCCATTTCGGGGTTTGCGAATCTGGGGGTGCAGGATGCGTTCATGCCCTACACGCGCAACGATCCGCAGTGGGTGTATGTGACGAACTTCAACTGGACGAAGAGCAATCACAACATCCGCTTCGGAATGGACATCGCGCGGCAAACGCTGAATCACCTGCAGGCGGAATGGAATGGCGGCGGAAACGCCGAACCCGGATCGGGCGGATTCCAATTTGGTACAGGACCGACGCAATTGTGCACGGCGGCCAACTCCGCTGGAACAGCCTGTTCGAGTTTCCAACAGGGCAATATGTTCAACGCATTTGCAACCTTCCTGTTGGGGTATTACACCGTGTCAGGACGCACCTATCTGGTGCAACCGCCGATCATCTTCAAATCCAGAGCCTACAGCTTCTACGTTCGCGATGGATGGCAGGTGAATCAAAAACTGACCCTGACGTACGGAACGCGCTATGAGTATTACCCGATGCCGCAACGCGAAGATCGCGGCATTGAACGATACGACGTGGCAACGAATACGATGCTGGTTTGTGGCGTGGGCAGCGTGCCGAAAGATTGCGGCGTGAAACTGAGCAAGAAACTGTTCTCGCCGCGACTTGGGATCGCCTACCGCATCAGTGATTCGTTCGTGCTGCGCATGGGTTACGGATTGACTTATGATCCGATCAGTCTGGCGCGCACCTTCCGCACGAACTATCCGATGCTGTTGGCGTTCAACGTGGTAGCGCCGAACTCGGCAGCGCCTGCGGGGTTGTTGAAAGACGGAATTCCTGCGACGCCTCTGGTTCCCATCACGGATGGCAAAGTCGCGGTTCCCAGTAATGTCAACGTGTTGACCCTGGGCGATGAATTCAAACGCCCGTACATTCAGTCGTGGAACCTGGTGTTGGAAAAGAATCTCGGCTGGGGCTTTGTGGCCAACGCCGGATACATCGCCACCCGCACCGTTGGGCAATCCGGTCAAATCAACTTGAACGCCGGGTTGGTCGGCGGCGGAACGGCCAGCCAACCGCTCAATAAGAAATTCGGGCGCGTTGCTTCCACCAACCTGCAAAACGGATTGGCCAATTCGCATTACGATTCGATGCAGGCCAACCTGAAGCGGCGGTTTTCCAACGGGTTGCAATTACAGGCGTCTTATACCTGGAGCAAAGCCATTGGTTTGGCGGGCCTTGGCGGAGATAACGACGGAACGTTGTCGATCAGCGAACCGAATTACCGCTATCTGAACCGCGGACTTCTGGGCATCAACATCCCGCACAACTTCCAATTCTCCGGCGGATGGGAATTGCCCTTCGGCAAAGGCAAACGCTGGTTGAGTGACAATGCAGTTGCCTCGGCGCTGGCAGGCGGCTGGCAATTGAGCTGGCTCTACGGCGCATTTTCTGGCTATCCGTTCAGCGTCACGGCGAGCGGAACGTCGTTGAATGCTCCGGGCAGCACGCAGCGCGCCGATCAGGTCAAAGCCGATGTGAAAAAACTGGGCGGCATCGGAACGGGCAATCCGTTCTATGACCCAACCGCTTTTGCGCCTGTCACGACGGCGCGATTTGGCACGGTGGGTTTCAACACCTTGACCAGCCCCGGCACATCGAACCTGGATCTGGGCCTTTTCCGCGAATTCCGCATCACGGAAGGCATCAAACTCCAGTTCCGAGCGGAAGCATTCAATGCGACCAACACGCCGCATTTCAATGCGCCGGGCAACAACGCTTCTTCACCGTCGCGCGATGCCGCAGGAAACATCCTGACCGATCCAGTCACGGGACTTCCGCGATTGAATGGGTTTATGGAAGTGACCAGCACACGTTCGTACGGACGTGAAGGCATTGACGAACGCGTTTTCCGGTTCGGTCTCCGTCTGAGCTTCTAA
- a CDS encoding tetratricopeptide repeat protein: MKFLALLLVLLFLVTTGVAQDPTKIAPDAYKTEFENEYVRVQRVHYAPHVKIPEHDHAIFGTAYVYLNDAGPVVYKHIGLAYGAVTRPAVKAGSFRLYKAVRETHEVESLSDTPSDFLRVEFKTEPARDQNTLRGKYFREDSPAGENLQKVQFENDQVRITRLVCAAGKRCLEIANASEPMLFVALSAAKFDLGQARTVQLTPGQTHWIPAGKSVAGENISNSAAELLRFDFKTPPMKNVEAEKEHTHPHSPKPEESAAIPGLVGNASKAEALSEMRRGVALEKEGKIAESIAAHEQAVMMDPGLLQAHVNLISLYGGTGQFAKAQRAYQKAIEINPDIPEIHYNYGVLLVGQEQFAEAAQAFQECLRLNPYYAEAHHNYAKIIERHGKLDEAAEHYRKAIEIKTDFAAAHFHLGRILVNQGKLAEAIGHFQKSLAQESNDTPKYLYALGATYIRAGDKAKGIQTLRDALKKATAMNQTQLASSLERDLKSLEQDK; encoded by the coding sequence ATGAAATTTCTTGCCTTACTTCTCGTCTTGTTGTTTTTGGTGACAACCGGGGTCGCACAAGACCCGACGAAAATTGCGCCCGACGCATACAAAACCGAGTTTGAAAATGAATATGTTCGGGTTCAGCGCGTGCATTACGCGCCGCACGTCAAAATTCCCGAACACGATCACGCGATTTTCGGAACGGCGTATGTGTACCTAAATGATGCCGGGCCGGTGGTCTATAAACACATTGGCTTGGCGTATGGAGCGGTGACGCGCCCTGCGGTCAAGGCGGGAAGCTTTCGGTTATACAAAGCCGTCAGGGAAACGCACGAAGTTGAAAGCCTGAGCGACACGCCCAGCGATTTTTTGCGCGTGGAGTTCAAAACCGAACCGGCCAGGGATCAAAACACATTGCGCGGAAAATACTTCCGTGAAGATTCCCCGGCGGGCGAAAACTTGCAGAAAGTGCAGTTTGAAAACGATCAGGTTCGGATTACGCGGCTGGTCTGCGCGGCGGGGAAACGCTGTCTGGAAATCGCCAACGCCTCCGAACCGATGTTATTTGTCGCGCTTTCCGCCGCGAAATTCGACCTGGGGCAGGCCAGAACCGTTCAACTGACGCCCGGACAAACGCATTGGATTCCAGCGGGTAAAAGCGTCGCCGGAGAAAACATCAGCAACAGTGCTGCGGAATTGTTGCGCTTTGATTTCAAAACCCCGCCGATGAAAAACGTCGAAGCAGAAAAAGAACACACACATCCACACTCGCCCAAGCCCGAAGAATCCGCCGCCATTCCCGGCCTGGTCGGAAATGCATCCAAGGCCGAAGCTTTGTCGGAGATGAGGCGCGGAGTTGCGCTGGAAAAAGAAGGCAAGATCGCCGAATCCATCGCCGCGCACGAACAGGCCGTGATGATGGATCCCGGCCTGCTGCAAGCGCACGTCAATCTGATTTCGCTGTATGGCGGGACGGGACAATTCGCGAAAGCCCAGCGGGCTTATCAAAAAGCCATTGAGATCAACCCCGACATCCCTGAAATTCATTACAACTATGGCGTGCTGCTGGTTGGCCAGGAGCAATTCGCCGAAGCTGCTCAAGCGTTTCAGGAATGTTTGCGGCTCAACCCCTATTACGCCGAAGCGCATCACAATTACGCCAAGATCATCGAACGACACGGGAAATTGGATGAAGCCGCCGAACATTATCGCAAAGCCATTGAAATCAAAACGGATTTTGCCGCAGCGCATTTCCATCTGGGCAGAATTCTGGTCAACCAAGGGAAGTTGGCCGAAGCGATAGGGCATTTTCAGAAATCGCTGGCGCAGGAATCCAACGACACGCCAAAATACTTGTATGCGCTGGGCGCAACCTACATCCGCGCTGGTGACAAAGCAAAAGGCATTCAAACCTTACGCGACGCCCTGAAAAAGGCGACCGCCATGAATCAAACACAACTTGCCAGCAGTCTTGAGCGAGATTTGAAATCGTTGGAGCAGGACAAATGA
- a CDS encoding PQQ-binding-like beta-propeller repeat protein, with protein MKMWKLALIFVLAICAAVYVFRSSQTDAAPNQQGWPSYGGNAENNHFSPLRQINRKNVKQLQVAWTYDTNDVFDGSELQCNPIIIGDTLFGTSPKLRVFALDAATGKERWSFDANEGRKNLGKQRNRGVTYWMDGAEQRILFGYQNWLYALDAKTGQLVKSFGNNGRVDLREGLDRDDTRSLSVGISTPGVIYKDLFIVGSIVSETLPAAPGHIRAYDVRTGKLRWIFHTIPHPGEFGYDTWPKDAWQYIGGVNDWSGMALDEQRGLVFAPTGSATYDFYGANRHGDNLFANSLICLDAATGKRKWHFQTIRHDLWDRDLPSAPALVRIKKDGRTVDAVAQITKSGHVFVFERETGKPVFPIEYHKVPTVGVEGEQVADAQPLPVLPPPVARQIVTEDILTNRTPAAHAAVLAQFRKLKSTGQFEPPNLQGVIVFPGFDGGPGWGGAAFDPSSGLFFVNASEVPCILKLVERPKSRTQASGKNLYDRNCASCHGRDLSGTPPEFPALTGIGRKYNDSELRTMIRTGFGRMPGFARLGNEGIQAVARFLLTGEDVKVTGEQANSFPVEQKYAAEGYPRFLDPDGYPAVTPPWGTLSAIDLNKGKIAWQIPLGEHPELLAKGMRDTGSWNYGGSIVTAGGLVFIGATNYDNKFRAFDKTTGKLLWESVLPAAGNATPSTYQVGGRQFVVIAAGGGKRGAPSGGKFVAFALPK; from the coding sequence ATGAAAATGTGGAAACTGGCGTTGATCTTTGTTTTGGCAATATGCGCTGCGGTTTACGTGTTTCGTTCCTCACAAACCGACGCCGCGCCGAATCAACAGGGCTGGCCGAGTTATGGCGGCAACGCCGAAAACAATCACTTTTCCCCTTTACGGCAAATCAATCGCAAGAACGTCAAACAGCTTCAAGTCGCCTGGACGTACGACACAAATGACGTGTTCGATGGTTCGGAACTGCAATGCAATCCGATCATCATCGGCGACACGCTGTTTGGCACTTCGCCCAAGCTGCGCGTGTTCGCACTGGACGCCGCGACAGGAAAAGAAAGGTGGAGTTTCGATGCGAACGAAGGCCGCAAAAACCTGGGCAAACAACGCAATCGCGGCGTGACGTATTGGATGGACGGCGCAGAGCAGCGAATCCTGTTCGGGTATCAAAACTGGCTGTACGCGCTGGACGCAAAAACCGGCCAACTGGTGAAAAGCTTTGGCAACAACGGGCGCGTGGATTTGCGCGAAGGACTGGATCGCGACGATACCCGAAGCCTTTCGGTAGGCATTTCGACGCCCGGCGTGATTTACAAAGACTTGTTTATTGTCGGCAGCATCGTCAGTGAAACCTTGCCAGCCGCGCCGGGACACATTCGCGCTTACGACGTGCGCACCGGTAAGCTGCGCTGGATTTTTCACACCATTCCGCATCCGGGGGAATTCGGATATGACACCTGGCCGAAAGACGCCTGGCAATACATCGGCGGCGTCAACGATTGGAGCGGCATGGCGCTCGACGAACAGCGCGGTTTGGTCTTTGCTCCGACGGGTTCGGCAACCTACGATTTTTACGGCGCCAATCGTCACGGAGACAACCTGTTTGCCAATTCGCTGATTTGTCTGGACGCGGCAACCGGCAAACGCAAATGGCATTTCCAAACCATTCGGCATGATTTATGGGACAGGGATTTGCCGTCGGCTCCGGCGTTGGTGAGGATCAAAAAAGATGGCCGCACGGTGGACGCCGTCGCGCAAATTACGAAATCCGGCCACGTGTTTGTCTTCGAGCGGGAAACCGGCAAACCGGTGTTTCCGATTGAATACCACAAAGTTCCGACGGTTGGGGTTGAGGGAGAACAGGTCGCCGACGCGCAACCATTGCCGGTGTTGCCGCCGCCTGTTGCCCGGCAAATTGTGACCGAAGATATTTTGACCAATCGCACTCCGGCGGCGCACGCGGCTGTACTTGCGCAGTTTCGCAAACTGAAAAGCACAGGCCAGTTTGAGCCGCCAAACTTGCAGGGCGTGATTGTGTTTCCTGGCTTCGATGGCGGGCCGGGATGGGGTGGTGCGGCGTTTGATCCTTCGAGCGGGTTGTTTTTCGTCAACGCCAGCGAAGTGCCCTGCATTCTGAAACTGGTTGAACGTCCGAAATCCAGAACGCAGGCTTCCGGCAAAAATCTGTACGACCGCAACTGCGCCAGTTGTCACGGCAGAGATTTGAGTGGGACGCCGCCGGAATTTCCCGCGCTGACGGGCATCGGTCGCAAATACAATGATTCAGAATTGCGAACGATGATTCGTACTGGCTTTGGTCGGATGCCAGGATTCGCGCGGCTCGGCAATGAAGGCATTCAAGCCGTCGCGCGGTTTTTGTTGACCGGCGAAGATGTCAAAGTAACGGGCGAACAAGCAAACTCGTTTCCCGTCGAACAAAAATATGCCGCCGAAGGGTATCCGCGATTTCTCGATCCCGATGGGTATCCGGCGGTGACACCGCCCTGGGGAACATTGAGCGCGATTGATTTGAACAAAGGGAAAATCGCCTGGCAGATTCCGCTCGGCGAACATCCCGAACTGCTGGCCAAGGGCATGCGCGATACGGGCAGTTGGAATTATGGCGGTTCGATAGTCACTGCCGGAGGTCTGGTATTCATTGGCGCGACGAATTACGACAACAAGTTTCGCGCGTTTGATAAAACCACGGGCAAATTGTTATGGGAATCCGTGCTGCCCGCAGCCGGAAACGCTACGCCGTCAACTTATCAGGTTGGCGGCAGGCAATTCGTCGTCATTGCGGCAGGAGGTGGCAAACGCGGCGCTCCATCAGGCGGCAAGTTCGTGGCGTTTGCGTTACCGAAATAA